TCGATGAGCCTCAGTGCCGCGATCGGCGCGCTGGTTACCGAGTTAGTCTGGGAACTCCCGGCCGTCGGGCCGCGCCCTCACTCAAGTACGACGGCTCACCTCCGCTCGCGCGGAGAGGACGCCGGAACCCTCTACCAGGTCTCCTCACCCAGGAGAAACTTGCGGACCGTGCCGGGGTCAGTCGTGACACGGTACAGCGCATCGAGCATGCCACCACCAACCTCCGGCAGGCCGACCTCCTACGGATCGC
This Streptomyces sp. NBC_00376 DNA region includes the following protein-coding sequences:
- a CDS encoding helix-turn-helix transcriptional regulator — protein: MQRARVDEPQCRDRRAGYRVSLGTPGRRAAPSLKYDGSPPLARRGRRNPLPGLLTQEKLADRAGVSRDTVQRIEHATTNLRQADLLRIARALDTRLADLLQEQARLD